In Dehalogenimonas etheniformans, one genomic interval encodes:
- a CDS encoding response regulator: MDILVAEDNRDVFMDIKRTLERSISGVKVSTWPGQGGIDSAGLVIVDLEHNASDEILSGLKTRPGVPVILLADHNGSAERLIGALDAGADDYLYKPLDKIELQERVKATLWEARQ, encoded by the coding sequence ATGGACATACTCGTTGCCGAAGACAATCGTGACGTCTTCATGGACATTAAAAGGACCCTCGAAAGGAGCATATCAGGCGTTAAAGTCAGCACTTGGCCTGGACAAGGCGGTATTGATTCCGCCGGATTGGTCATTGTCGACCTTGAGCACAATGCATCGGATGAGATTTTAAGCGGCCTCAAAACCCGGCCCGGCGTTCCGGTCATTCTCCTCGCAGATCACAACGGCAGTGCGGAGCGGCTGATTGGAGCCCTGGATGCCGGAGCTGACGACTACCTGTACAAACCACTGGATAAGATCGAACTACAGGAACGGGTGAAAGCAACCCTTTGGGAGGCGAGACAATGA
- a CDS encoding response regulator transcription factor, producing MQVLVIDGDPECTEIIGSTLKIPWPDVSVVPCSSGEEGLDLAERERFDLVVTDLKLPDMSGFDFLKRLVLFSMVPIVAVKNDLNEVDLVRCLDIGADECLTKPIKQIEFIARTKALLRRVRGRAESQSLVSGLLRLDAFIHRAYFMGREVPLTRAENIILQHLMRNCGQVTSYRSIARELWGEDYPGSSKAIRVYVDRLRAKLEADARSPMLVNERGIGFRLISPS from the coding sequence ATGCAAGTACTCGTTATCGACGGTGATCCAGAATGTACCGAAATCATCGGTTCAACTCTCAAAATCCCGTGGCCTGATGTGAGTGTAGTTCCATGTTCTTCAGGCGAAGAAGGATTGGACCTGGCGGAACGGGAACGTTTTGATCTTGTGGTCACTGATCTCAAACTGCCCGATATGAGCGGTTTCGATTTCCTGAAAAGACTGGTACTTTTCTCAATGGTGCCCATCGTCGCCGTCAAAAACGATTTGAACGAAGTCGATCTTGTCCGCTGCCTGGACATCGGCGCCGATGAATGCCTGACCAAGCCGATCAAGCAGATCGAATTCATCGCCCGGACCAAAGCCCTTCTGCGGCGGGTACGTGGGCGAGCTGAAAGTCAATCACTGGTCAGTGGTTTGTTGCGTTTGGATGCCTTTATCCATCGGGCATATTTCATGGGGCGGGAAGTGCCTTTGACCCGGGCAGAAAATATCATCCTCCAGCACCTGATGCGCAACTGCGGCCAGGTCACCTCTTATCGCAGCATCGCACGTGAGCTGTGGGGTGAGGACTACCCCGGCTCAAGCAAAGCCATTAGGGTATATGTTGACCGCTTGAGAGCCAAGCTGGAGGCTGATGCCCGGTCGCCCATGCTGGTTAACGAGAGAGGAATCGGTTTCCGCTTGATTTCTCCGTCGTAA
- a CDS encoding SemiSWEET family sugar transporter — protein sequence MWYVVGAIAALLTTFGFVPQIIKMRRTRCVKDISLMTLGQFLIGVTIWGIYGIHLGDVVIISANIVSFIILAIAIALYLYYRRMGG from the coding sequence ATGTGGTATGTGGTGGGCGCCATTGCGGCCCTCTTGACGACCTTTGGTTTTGTTCCACAGATCATCAAGATGCGGCGTACCAGGTGCGTCAAGGATATCAGCCTCATGACTCTGGGCCAGTTCTTGATTGGAGTAACCATATGGGGCATTTACGGCATCCATTTGGGAGATGTCGTTATTATTTCCGCCAACATCGTTTCCTTTATCATTCTGGCTATCGCTATCGCCCTTTATTTGTACTACCGCCGTATGGGTGGTTAA
- a CDS encoding Smr/MutS family protein gives MAKLALDLHDIYNRGAAIESELNRVISEAVAKKVSIVEIIPGKGSGQLKKHVLRFLAQPEIKKLYHRIEKDDKNFGRIFVHFRF, from the coding sequence TTGGCAAAGTTGGCGCTGGATCTCCATGACATCTACAATCGCGGCGCGGCGATCGAATCTGAACTCAACCGGGTGATCTCCGAGGCGGTGGCAAAAAAAGTTTCAATAGTCGAGATAATCCCAGGAAAGGGCTCCGGCCAGTTGAAAAAACACGTTCTCAGGTTCCTGGCCCAACCAGAGATAAAGAAGCTGTACCACCGGATTGAGAAGGATGACAAAAACTTCGGGCGCATCTTCGTGCATTTCCGGTTTTAA
- a CDS encoding glutaredoxin family protein has translation MADEIIMYGTTWCPDCYRAKSFLNSRGIPFKWIDIATDPAATAEVERINKGNRSVPTIVFPDGSILVEPSNSELEKKLSP, from the coding sequence ATGGCTGACGAGATTATCATGTACGGCACTACCTGGTGCCCCGATTGCTACCGGGCGAAGAGCTTCCTCAACAGCAGGGGAATCCCGTTCAAGTGGATCGACATCGCCACCGACCCCGCTGCCACAGCCGAGGTGGAACGCATAAACAAGGGCAACCGCAGCGTACCCACGATTGTCTTTCCGGATGGCTCCATCCTGGTTGAACCTTCTAATTCGGAATTGGAGAAGAAACTCAGTCCCTGA
- a CDS encoding DUF502 domain-containing protein: MAEKKNNPILTSLRKDFISGLLFLVPFLAAIVILLWVFNTIDGFLQPIIKLFFGREIVGLGLASTIVLILLIGLILHNYLGRFVLKSLDKGLEHVPIFSQVYTGAKQVMSSLGGAKNAAFKEAVLVDFPQKGVKSLAFITNELEDDRGEKIFVVYVPGSPNPTSGFLQLLREHQIVRPELAVDCAMRMIVSCGMVTPDKCHTFGLADGYRAAVGAPQEVLGEGALPQGVPISLSEVENLKISSCKLEEQEKMKIQSE, from the coding sequence ATGGCAGAAAAAAAGAATAATCCGATTCTAACTTCTCTCAGGAAAGACTTCATTTCAGGTCTGTTATTCCTGGTCCCATTCCTAGCCGCAATTGTAATCTTGCTCTGGGTCTTCAACACTATCGATGGGTTCCTCCAACCGATCATAAAACTGTTCTTCGGTAGAGAGATCGTAGGCTTGGGGCTAGCAAGCACCATCGTCCTCATCTTGCTCATAGGACTGATTCTTCACAACTACCTCGGCCGTTTCGTGCTTAAATCTCTCGACAAGGGACTGGAGCACGTGCCCATTTTTTCACAGGTTTACACTGGCGCCAAGCAGGTTATGTCTTCACTTGGCGGCGCTAAAAATGCCGCGTTTAAAGAAGCGGTGCTCGTTGATTTTCCGCAGAAAGGCGTAAAATCCCTGGCATTCATCACGAACGAATTGGAGGACGACAGGGGGGAAAAGATCTTCGTCGTCTATGTTCCCGGGTCACCGAACCCGACTTCGGGATTCCTCCAACTGCTTCGCGAGCATCAAATTGTCAGACCTGAGCTTGCCGTTGATTGCGCCATGCGTATGATTGTGTCCTGCGGCATGGTTACGCCTGACAAATGCCACACTTTCGGGCTCGCGGACGGCTATCGAGCTGCGGTCGGTGCTCCTCAGGAAGTTCTGGGAGAAGGCGCCCTGCCTCAAGGCGTTCCTATTTCACTCTCGGAGGTTGAGAACCTCAAGATCAGTTCCTGCAAACTGGAAGAACAGGAGAAGATGAAAATACAATCTGAGTAA
- a CDS encoding YgaP family membrane protein, protein MKLKQNLGPTDGLIRAVLGIGLFVIANFVVEGVADGILELLGAILILTAVIGYSPVYALFKISTRKPDQS, encoded by the coding sequence ATGAAGTTGAAACAAAATCTCGGGCCGACAGATGGCCTTATCAGGGCGGTTCTCGGCATAGGTCTGTTCGTGATCGCCAATTTCGTTGTTGAAGGCGTTGCCGATGGGATCCTTGAGCTTCTGGGCGCCATTCTGATCCTGACCGCGGTGATTGGATATAGCCCAGTATATGCACTGTTTAAAATTTCCACCCGCAAACCTGACCAGAGCTGA
- a CDS encoding peptidylprolyl isomerase, with product MIMALLALLAVTGCSTKITYATIETNMGSFKIELFTKDAPKTCENFISLTNKGFYDQTTGNKVVFHRIYKNFMVQTGDPTGTGAGGPGYTFADELPPKRPYDPGIVAMANSGPNTNGSQFFICTGSMARNLDQTPNYTQFGRVVSGMDVVLAIEAVPVINNGAGEVSKPVDPPYIIKITIEKA from the coding sequence ATGATAATGGCGTTGCTTGCCTTATTGGCAGTAACTGGCTGCAGCACCAAAATCACCTATGCGACCATCGAAACCAACATGGGATCGTTCAAGATCGAACTTTTCACCAAGGACGCCCCAAAAACTTGCGAGAATTTCATTTCACTGACCAACAAGGGCTTTTACGACCAAACAACCGGAAACAAGGTCGTTTTCCATCGGATTTATAAAAACTTCATGGTCCAGACCGGCGACCCGACAGGTACCGGGGCCGGCGGTCCGGGCTATACCTTCGCCGACGAACTGCCGCCCAAACGACCTTATGATCCGGGCATCGTGGCTATGGCCAACTCCGGACCGAACACCAACGGCAGCCAGTTTTTCATCTGCACCGGGTCGATGGCAAGGAACCTGGATCAGACCCCCAACTATACCCAATTCGGGAGAGTGGTGTCGGGTATGGACGTCGTATTGGCGATAGAAGCCGTGCCGGTAATCAATAACGGAGCCGGAGAAGTCTCCAAACCTGTCGATCCGCCTTACATCATCAAGATCACCATCGAAAAAGCTTAA
- a CDS encoding peptidylprolyl isomerase: MPESAKRWNTPPAMEIDPAKKYTATVNTSLGTFKVQLFAKESPKTVNNFVFLSRQGFYSGVIFHRIIKLFMIQTGDPTGSGAGGPGYRFADELPVKHSYDPGIVAMANAGPNTNGSQFFICTGPQSKGLDGCPNYTQFGQIIEGMDIVQKIAGVPVRRSPHGEMSSPVDPPVIQSIEISEM; this comes from the coding sequence ATGCCCGAATCCGCCAAACGTTGGAACACACCACCCGCCATGGAGATCGATCCGGCAAAAAAATATACAGCCACAGTGAACACGAGCCTTGGAACGTTCAAGGTCCAATTGTTCGCCAAGGAAAGCCCCAAAACGGTCAATAATTTCGTCTTCTTGTCCCGGCAGGGGTTTTACAGCGGGGTGATCTTTCACCGCATTATTAAATTGTTCATGATCCAAACCGGAGATCCCACCGGCAGCGGAGCCGGTGGTCCGGGATACAGATTTGCCGACGAACTCCCGGTCAAGCATTCCTATGATCCGGGAATCGTAGCTATGGCCAACGCCGGACCGAATACCAATGGCAGCCAGTTTTTCATCTGCACCGGACCGCAGTCCAAAGGCCTCGACGGATGCCCGAATTACACCCAGTTCGGTCAGATTATCGAAGGTATGGATATCGTTCAAAAGATCGCCGGCGTTCCGGTCAGGCGTTCTCCTCACGGCGAGATGTCCAGCCCTGTCGACCCTCCGGTAATCCAGTCTATCGAAATCTCGGAAATGTAG
- a CDS encoding SRPBCC family protein codes for MTDKTIIQLAVFEAPARRVYDALMNSEQHSAFTGDTASIDARMGGRFKAYGDYISGTFREIVPGKKIVQDWRASDWPPGVFSIVTIQLQGKNEVTTLRLTQEGVPETFAEEISQGWHDFYWDRLREYLEKDGH; via the coding sequence ATGACCGACAAAACCATAATCCAACTGGCGGTATTCGAAGCCCCGGCAAGGCGGGTGTACGATGCGCTGATGAATTCCGAACAGCACTCGGCATTCACCGGCGATACGGCTTCGATCGACGCCAGGATGGGAGGACGTTTCAAGGCTTACGGCGATTACATTAGCGGCACTTTCCGTGAGATCGTTCCCGGGAAAAAGATCGTGCAAGATTGGCGAGCATCGGACTGGCCGCCCGGGGTTTTCTCGATCGTAACCATTCAACTTCAAGGAAAAAACGAAGTAACTACCCTACGCCTGACCCAGGAAGGGGTGCCGGAGACATTCGCCGAGGAAATCTCTCAGGGCTGGCACGATTTCTACTGGGACCGCCTTCGTGAATACCTGGAAAAAGACGGGCATTGA
- a CDS encoding AAA family ATPase: MVMESFPASKKADQTFSWAYRSAAEIVENVGKVIVGKNEAIRLAVIAVMSGGHLLIEDAPGVGKTMLARALARSLECSFKRIQFTPDMLPGDITGTTVYNQKSGDFEFRAGPVMAQIVLADEINRATPKVQSALLECMEERQISVDGITHPMPAPFHVLATQNPIEYEGTFPLPETQLDRFALRLSLGFPDPAGELTILENQRRHHPIEDLGPVIHAEDLVTLQTIVKEVFVDRLVSEYIVSISGATRKHPALYLGVSPRGSLALFRTAQAHALLSGRDYVLPDDVKALAVPVLAHRLVLDPSSAHKTGSREIISELITTIPVPGASGR, encoded by the coding sequence ATGGTTATGGAAAGTTTTCCGGCTTCAAAAAAGGCTGATCAGACTTTCTCCTGGGCCTACCGTTCCGCAGCTGAAATAGTCGAGAACGTCGGCAAGGTAATAGTAGGTAAGAACGAAGCCATCAGGTTGGCGGTCATAGCCGTCATGAGCGGCGGGCACCTGTTGATAGAAGACGCACCGGGCGTCGGCAAAACGATGCTGGCGCGTGCGCTGGCGCGCTCGCTGGAGTGTTCTTTCAAACGCATCCAGTTCACCCCCGACATGCTGCCCGGAGATATCACAGGGACGACGGTATACAACCAGAAATCGGGAGATTTCGAATTCCGGGCGGGCCCGGTAATGGCTCAGATCGTCCTGGCTGACGAGATCAACCGGGCGACGCCCAAGGTTCAATCGGCGCTGCTCGAATGTATGGAGGAGCGCCAGATTTCCGTCGATGGCATAACCCATCCGATGCCGGCGCCGTTCCATGTACTGGCAACCCAAAATCCGATCGAGTATGAAGGCACATTTCCCCTGCCCGAGACGCAACTCGACCGTTTTGCCCTCCGTTTGTCCCTCGGTTTCCCGGACCCGGCCGGTGAACTGACAATCCTCGAAAACCAGCGACGCCATCATCCGATAGAGGACCTTGGACCGGTAATCCATGCCGAGGACCTGGTCACTCTTCAAACGATCGTCAAAGAGGTATTCGTAGACCGGCTGGTCAGCGAATACATAGTATCCATTTCCGGCGCCACCCGGAAACACCCGGCACTGTACCTTGGAGTATCACCCAGGGGCTCGCTGGCTTTGTTCCGAACCGCCCAGGCGCACGCCCTACTGTCTGGACGGGACTACGTTCTACCTGATGACGTCAAAGCCTTGGCGGTGCCGGTATTGGCCCACCGGCTGGTGCTCGATCCGTCGAGCGCCCACAAAACCGGCAGCCGTGAAATTATCAGCGAACTGATTACGACAATCCCAGTTCCGGGGGCTTCGGGCAGGTAA
- a CDS encoding DUF58 domain-containing protein encodes MGKRWGLIAVTGLLAAAVAVTGSVLVLRVFYAWSLSLALGFLWVAFTSRGISFSITPLPDRAQVGMSLRQQVSISVKGFLPKPGISIQANNDLPGGNVTTTMDLWAGKATAWQADYPLNRRGRFHLGSFSLQLGDPFGLFRRDIQLGSSSEILVHPLTVPLPPFSLLGLNGSGLSKRMPESLSASASNIREYTTGDSLRHIHWRSTAHTGRYMVKVFDADRSRHHPENFWVILDMGSNHSGREDDSTAEYAVTLAASLAKEYISHGYRFGLLAAGTEPVVFPSNTGQEHLTDILDFLAVVTPNGSFSFSELLARHQGLFGSNSTVIIITPSPGSSLIESFHQLNSRGCAAAYFLIDGADFGGYSPAAAGRTLTQLGAPVYLLKRAETFKQSLDKAANATPWLEGASRS; translated from the coding sequence ATGGGTAAACGGTGGGGATTAATTGCTGTCACCGGCTTGCTAGCAGCGGCAGTAGCTGTGACAGGATCAGTGCTGGTCCTCAGGGTGTTTTATGCCTGGTCACTGTCGCTTGCCCTGGGATTTTTGTGGGTTGCCTTCACCTCGAGAGGAATTTCCTTCAGCATAACTCCCCTCCCTGACCGCGCCCAGGTTGGCATGTCCCTGCGCCAACAGGTTTCGATATCGGTTAAGGGCTTTCTCCCGAAACCCGGCATCAGTATTCAAGCCAACAATGATCTCCCCGGGGGAAATGTAACAACCACCATGGACCTGTGGGCAGGCAAGGCGACAGCCTGGCAGGCGGATTACCCCCTGAATCGCAGGGGCCGCTTCCATCTCGGGTCCTTCAGCCTGCAATTGGGCGACCCTTTCGGCTTATTCCGGCGGGATATCCAGCTGGGATCGTCCTCAGAAATACTCGTCCACCCGTTGACTGTGCCGCTGCCGCCATTTTCCTTGCTGGGACTGAACGGCAGCGGGCTATCAAAGCGGATGCCAGAATCACTGTCGGCTTCTGCTTCCAACATCAGGGAATACACCACCGGCGATAGCCTGCGTCACATCCACTGGCGAAGCACGGCCCACACCGGCCGGTATATGGTTAAGGTTTTTGATGCCGACCGATCCCGCCACCACCCCGAAAATTTTTGGGTAATCCTGGACATGGGGAGCAATCACTCGGGAAGAGAGGATGACTCCACCGCCGAATACGCCGTCACCCTGGCGGCATCTCTGGCTAAGGAATATATCTCGCACGGATACCGTTTCGGACTGTTGGCCGCCGGAACCGAACCTGTCGTATTTCCTTCAAACACCGGCCAGGAACATTTGACGGACATCCTTGATTTCCTCGCGGTCGTAACGCCGAACGGGTCGTTCTCTTTCTCCGAATTACTGGCGAGACACCAGGGACTATTCGGCTCAAATTCCACGGTGATCATCATCACCCCATCGCCGGGAAGTTCGCTGATAGAGAGTTTTCATCAGTTGAACTCCCGCGGCTGCGCGGCGGCTTATTTTCTTATCGACGGCGCCGATTTCGGCGGGTATAGCCCGGCGGCGGCCGGCAGGACGCTGACCCAACTAGGAGCACCGGTGTATCTCCTCAAGCGCGCCGAAACCTTCAAACAGTCCCTGGACAAGGCGGCCAACGCGACGCCCTGGCTGGAGGGAGCTAGCCGGTCATGA